One window of Aspergillus oryzae RIB40 DNA, chromosome 3 genomic DNA carries:
- a CDS encoding cytochrome P450 (predicted protein), giving the protein MDFGGILLHLEARSMATVLIAGLLVYWVGSAIFLAVVHPLAKFPGPKLAAASDWWLVYHEWFLGKSLTDILFDLHQNYGTINVPYGGLQDLWLDMDRIAYVVQSLTWESALEANSLVKLHFSSMQAYSDIYNVKSKWDKDPEVYKAIVDTSSAFGLRNYHEAKERRDLIWPFYSRQSVQRMQKAINRQIGYRELFRTRTFLVDQLDKQNQEGKLSNMSMAFRCLAQDIMADICLGKSFGTLEERDFGSPLIHALDEGLESYVLMKSFPTLRNILYSISAMVTLPGEAEFATYGTIVADHVTRGIQQPDTIPPNTMLGFLVPTSSNTAKEAPQPKLSQGHMTEELQTFVIGAGETVASAMVQGLSGILQSPDLYKNVYEEIVQVWPETDGPVPPIEVLEKLPLLTAVIKEALRLTHGVVTPLARVISAGGACIDGHHVPGGTSVGTSHVFIHMSSDYYDAPDEFRPERWLGSSSDKHLVAFSKGPRGCMGINLAWCQLYLVLATLVRTVQMEYPADLNDIKIKWKDCFQPLYYGRPLQVRCTRAEGHS; this is encoded by the exons aTGGACTTTGGTGGTATCCTCCTGCACCTGGAGGCCAGATCCATGGCGACAGTCCTCATCGCAGGACTTTTGGTGTATTGGGTCGGCTCTGCCATTTTCCTCGCAGTCGTACACCCTCTGGCTAAGTTTCCCGGTCCAAAACTCGCAGCTGCCTCTGACTGGTGGTTGGTTTACCATGAGTGGTTCTTGGGGAAGTCTCTGACGGATATTTTGTTTGACTTGCATCAAAATTATGGTACGATAAATGTTCCGT ATGGGGGATTACAGGACCTGTGGTTAGATATGGACCGTATCGCGTATGTTGTACAATCCTTGACATGGGAGTCAGCATTAGAGGCTAATTCACTTGTAAAGCTGCATTTTTCCTCAATGCAGGCTTACTCGGATATCTACAACGTGAAATCCAAATGGGACAAGGACCCTGAAGTATACAAAGCGATAGTGGATACATCCTCCGCGTTCGGGCTAAGAAACTACCATGAAGCCAAAGAACGACGGGATCTGATCTGGCCGTTCTACTCGCGACAAAGCGTTCAAAGAATgcagaaggccatcaatCGACAGATAGGCTATAGAGAACTATTTAGGACAAGAAC TTTCTTGGTAGACCAGCTTGACAAACAGAACCAGGAAGGGAAGTTGTCGAACATGTCGATGGCTTTCCGCTGTTTAGCCCAAGACATAATGGCGGATATATGCCTGGGGAAATCCTTTGGTACTCTTGAAGAGAGAGATTTTGGGTCGCCATTAATCCACGCCTTAGATGAGGGTCTCGAAAGTTACGTCCTTATGAAAAGTTTCCCAACACTGAGAAACATCCTCTACTCCATCTCTGCAATGGTTactcttccaggagaagctgaatTTGCCACTTACGGAACGATCGTGGCAGACCATGTTACTCGAGGGATTCAGCAACCTGATACTATTCCGCCTAACACTATGCTAGGCTTCCTGGTACCAACATCGTCAAACACCGCAAAGGAGGCGCCACAGCCGAAGCTGAGTCAAGGCCATATGACTGAGGAGCTTCAGACGTTTGTTATTGGAGCCGGCGAAACAGTAGCCAGCGCGATGGTCCAAGGTCTAAGCGGCATCCTACAGAGCCCTGACCTCTACAAAAACGTGTACGAGGAAATTGTCCAAGTTTGGCCGGAAACGGATGGACCGGTTCCCCCAATCGAAGTGCTAGAAAAATTACCGCTGTTGACGGCCGTGATCAAAGAGGCTCTTCGACTAACGCATGGTGTTGTGACGCCTCTGGCCCGGGTCATTTCGGCTGGTGGTGCTTGCATTGATGGGCATCATGTCCCTGGTGGGACAAGCGTTGGAACATCGCATGTTTTCATCCACATGTCATCGGACTATTACGATGCACCTGACGAGTTTCGGCCCGAACGATGGTTAGGAAGTTCCTCAGATAAACACCTGGTTGCCTTCTCCAAGGGCCCTCGCGGGTGCATGGGGATCAACCTGGCCTGGTGTCAACTCTATCTTGTCTTGGCCACTCTGGTCAGGACTGTCCAGATGGAATACCCTGCGGATCTAAATGACATCAAGATCAAGTGGAAAGACTGTTTTCAGCCGCTGTACTACGGAAGACCACTCCAGGTACGATGTACTCGTGCGGAGGGGCATTCCTAA
- a CDS encoding terpene synthase family protein (predicted protein) yields the protein MEGLRRHSVMLDCKLWKDDPIYFFKTLPPYISKYAQRADDASIQAQIDVFGKDDVGAMPGALGPRGNFAAVTFAESFPDRVAMLAYLNEVLSFYECFEKQLTEMLDATLYANPVPKDPKYDNPVWQANYKNTMTKWPKILENLDPKLGPKCVKSLVALVEGTDMEPKMAHYKTMKEYALDRTNYIAWPVACDNAEFGSQLDLTQDQLDSVRDIFLPLWTHSCYVYDYYHYDKEAEIHSTYGKGRSMINSIPLLNRLKGLSVEEAKAWLKQRCFELEKEYLQRKEDYFSENPVEAVPVDLRRWFLSQEDLATGFAIWCATTYHNHPPFGEGYAAPYEKRRKEGALWFEKVTESDQLMTGGFEVRYAN from the exons ATGGAAGGACTCAGAAGACATTCGGTTATGCTGGATTGCAAGCTCTGGAAGGATGACCCCATCTACTTCTTCAAAACACTTCCACCCTATATCAGCAAGTACGCTCAACGCGCAGATGATGCCTCCATCCAAGCCCAAATTGATGTGTTTGGCAAAGACGATGTCGGCGCCATGCCGGGAGCCTTGGGGCCTAGGGGCAACTTTGCTGCAGTCACCTTCGCAGAAAGTTTCCCAGACCGAGTTGCCATGCTGGCCTATCTCAATGAAGTGTTGAGTTTCTATGAGT GCTTCGAAAAGCAATTGACGGAAATG TTGGACGCTACACTTTACGCGAACCCTGTCCCTAAAGACCCCAAGTATGACAACCCAGTTTGGCAAGCAAACTACAAGAATACGATGACCAAATGGCCCAAGATCCTGGAAAACCTGGACCCTAAGCTGGGACCTAAGTGTGTGAAGTCCTTGGTTGCGCTGGTCGAGGGAACCGATATGGAACCCAAAATGGCCCACTACAAAACGATGAAAGAATACGCCCTCGATCGGACGAACTACATTGCCTGGCC AGTGGCGTGTGACAATGCTGAATTCGGTTCACAGTTGGATCTGACACAGGACCAATTGGACTCTGTTCGGGACATCTTCCTGCCCCTTTGGACTCATTCATGCTATGTCTACGACTACTACCACTATGACAAAGAGGCTGAGATACACTCCACCTACGGCAAAGGCCGCAGCATGATCAACTCCATCCCTCTTCTGAACAGGCTGAAAGGCTTGTCAGTTGAAGAGGCCAAAGCCTGGCTCAAGCAAAGGTGCTTTGAGTTGGAAAAGGAATACCTTCAGCGCAAGGAGGATTATTTCTCTGAGAACCCTGTTGAAGCCGTTCCCGTTGACTTACGCCGCTGGTTCTTGTCTCAAGAGGATCTCGCCACCGGGTTCGCAATCTGGTGCGCGACAACGTACCATAACCACCCACCATTTGGAGAGGGATATGCCGCTCCGTATGAGAAGCGCCGCAAGGAAGGGGCACTCTGGTTTGAGAAGGTCACCGAGTCCGATCAACTCATGACCGGTGGATTTGAAGTTCGGTACGCAAACTGA
- a CDS encoding uncharacterized protein (predicted protein), translated as MPGKQFPLKEYIAALAKFLDTIEYQDDNFSHEQRVESLRYVYQHTAKHFDQPIEKAAVTVSPKRLQAVMRTSTLVTVYCWVKCPLDVMVGVSIYFAYIIMLDDSSDTPTTEMKTFCEDLIKGRPQKHLFWQRMNAHLTNFLRYYDGFCAITIFRSTLDFFQGCWIEQNNFGGFPGSSYFPHFLRRLNGLGGISSATLFPRSEFDEGTVFEEIVTAIAQIEPQLTLCNDLISFYKEYDSPRDQINLVSNLAHCNGVSWEIAFEELTRDTILYCEQLVTVFKGKDPKVEATVRAFVHGYVIWHLCDPRFRMQEVYEQAGQSEADLKFRHFYEQATSIGVIDFKLWASPSRLSSDKRKHEQAFGDDPQNGKTRVLESIGQANASEAVALAPLA; from the coding sequence ATGCCCGGAAAACAATTCCCCCTCAAGGAGTACATTGCCGCTCTGGCCAAGTTTCTGGACACCATAGAGTACCAGGACGACAATTTCAGCCATGAGCAGCGTGTGGAAAGTCTACGATATGTCTACCAGCACACAGCAAAACATTTCGACCAACCGATCGAAAAGGCTGCGGTAACGGTCAGTCCCAAAAGGCTGCAGGCTGTCATGCGAACTAGCACACTCGTTACGGTCTATTGCTGGGTCAAGTGTCCACTTGATGTCATGGTAGGCGTGTCTATCTACTTTGCCTATATCATCATGCTGGATGACTCGAGCGACACTCCCACCACAGAGATGAAAACCTTTTGCGAAGATTTGATCAAGGGAAGGCCTCAGAAACATCTGTTTTGGCAGCGCATGAATGCGCATCTGACAAACTTCCTACGTTATTACGACGGGTTCTGTGCCATCACGATCTTTAGAAGCACATTGGACTTCTTCCAGGGCTGCTGGATCGAGCAGAACAACTTCGGCGGCTTCCCTGGGTCGAGCTACTTTCCACACTTTCTTCGGCGTCTAAATGGCCTCGGCGGCATCTCTAGCGCTACTCTCTTCCCCCGCTCGGAGTTTGATGAAGGGACTGTCTTTGAAGAGATCGTCACCGCAATCGCACAAATCGAACCGCAGCTTACACTCTGTAACGATCTGATCTCGTTCTACAAAGAATACGACAGTCCAAGGGATCAGATCAACTTGGTCAGCAACTTAGCCCACTGCAACGGAGTTAGCTGGGAGATTGCCTTTGAGGAATTGACCCGCGATACGATCCTCTATTGCGAGCAATTGGTGACtgtcttcaaaggcaaagatcCCAAAGTCGAGGCTACCGTTCGTGCCTTCGTCCATGGCTATGTCATCTGGCATCTGTGCGATCCGCGGTTCCGCATGCAAGAAGTCTACGAGCAGGCGGGCCAGAGTGAGGCCGATCTGAAGTTCCGTCACTTTTACGAGCAGGCAACCAGCATCGGCGTAATTGActtcaagctctgggctAGCCCGAGCCGTCTCAGCAGCGACAAACGGAAACACGAACAGGCTTTCGGTGATGATCCCCAGAATGGTAAGACCCGTGTGCTTGAAAGCATTGGGCAAGCGAACGCCAGCGAAGCTGTCGCGTTAGCTCCTCTGGCTTAG
- a CDS encoding cytochrome P450 (cytochrome P450 CYP3/CYP5/CYP6/CYP9 subfamilies) gives MLDTISESRPNGLATLGVVVATFATYLALKALYNLYLHPLRKFPGPKLAAIGPYYEFYYDVMKDGMFLWEMERMHQVYGPIVRVNANEIHIRDPHYYSTVYAGNHRSTDKYHDAVAAFSVPQASLATIHHKVHRLRRSILNPYFSKAAVTRLESAINERIERMCSRLEETMHYGQVVDLDAGFAALTADIVTTYFYGQNFDYLGNEGFKFQVRDAILGLIQFYHFTRFFPWIANTIKKLPIPIMRLIHPGAAYLVSSQEEIKDSIRASLDKGNKADAKSVIVQALEDPTIPPQERTLDRLGDEGTTIIFAGTETTARALSVGMFHILNNKTILKKLREELDTLPGVSSGVYSHVQLECLPYLTGAVQESLRLSHGPAIRLPRVANDKALKYGDYIIPPGTPVSLCTVLVHQDPCIFPDPHRFDPERWVKASKEGVNLDKFIAAFTKGTRQCLGINLAYAEIYLTFAKLIRTFNMEIYDTTVDDLTVHHIRLTGAPKQGTGEVKVKVTEKIL, from the exons ATGCTGGACACCATTTCAGAAAGCAGGCCCAATGGCCTGGCAACCCTTGGGGTTGTCGTTGCTACCTTTGCGACCTATCTTGCCTTGAAAGCCCTTTACAACCTTTACCTACATCCTTTGCGAAAATTCCCGGGGCCGAAGCTAGCAGCGATTGGTCCTTATTATGAGTTCTATTACGATGTCATGAAGGACGGAATGTTTCTATGGGAAATGGAGAGGATGCACCAAGTGTACG GTCCTATTGTTCGAGTAAATGCCAATGAGATTCATATTCGCGATCCACACTACTACAGCACCGTGTATGCTGGCAACCACCGAAGCACAGACAAATATCACGATGCAGTGGCTGCGTTTTCAGTCCCGCAAGCCAGTCTCGCTACCATACACCACAAAGTCCACCGGTTACGGCGTTCAATCCTGAACCCTTACTTCTCAAAGGCTGCCGTTACTCGGTTGGAATCCGCTATCAATGAGCGGATCGAGCGGATGTGTTCGCGGTTAGAGGAGACCATGCATTATGGACAGGTTGTTGATTTAGACGCTGGATTTGCCGCCCTCACCGCGGACATCGTGACCACGTATTTCTATGGACAGAACTTTGACTATCTTGGGAATGAAGGTTTCAAGTTCCAAGTGAGAGATGCCATTTTAGGACTGATTCAATTCTATCATTTCACTAGATTCTTTCCGTGGATCGCAAATACCATCAAGAAGTTGCCGATTCCGATCATGCGATTGATCCATCCAGGGGCGGCGTATCTTGTCTCTTCTCAGGAAGAGATTAAAGACAGCATCCGTGCGTCTCTGGATAAGGGGAATAAAGCAGATGCCAAGTCTGTGATCGTGCAAGCACTTGAAGACCCGACCATTCCGCCCCAGGAGAGGACACTTGACCGTCTGGGAGACGAAGGTACGACGATCATTTTTGCAGGCACGGAAACAACGGCAAGAGCTCTCAGTGTTGGCATGTTTCATATCTTGAACAACAAGACCatcctgaagaagctgcgTGAGGAGTTAGACACTTTGCCAGGTGTGTCGAGCGGTGTATACTCCCATGTTCAACTCGAATGTCTCCCTTATCTA ACCGGAGCGGTTCAAGAGAGTCTTCGGCTTTCCCATGGCCCAGCAATCCGACTCCCCAGAGTTGCAAATGACAAGGCCTTAAAGTACGGTGACTATATAATCCCGCCGGGT ACTCCCGTTAGTCTCTGTACTGTCCTTGTCCACCAGGACCCGTGTATCTTTCCAGACCCCCATCGCTTTGACCCTGAGCGCTGGGTCAAGGCGTCTAAGGAGGGTGTCAACCTTGATAAGTTTATCGCCGCTTTTACGAAGGGCACTAGACAGTGTCTCGGAATCAA TTTGGCATACGCGGAGATTTACCTGACCTTTGCCAAGCTCATTCGCACCTTCAACATGGAGATATATGACACTACGGTAGATGATCTCACGGTGCATCATATCCGACTGACGGGAGCACCGAAGCAAGGGACCGGCGAGGTGAAGGTGAAAGTTACGGAAAAGATCCTGTAA
- a CDS encoding type III PLP-dependent enzyme (ornithine decarboxylase): MPYATEETSSVAWFPEGNLCHSKTCGPRTNGIVLEAMKGKLSQPSEWDRSEPFCVMDLGYVYNEYQRWTSLLPDVKPFYAVKCNPDTHIIKVLNAMNSGFDCASRNEMELVMSQGVAPERIIFANPCKKISDLEYAQQSGVRKMTFDNEAELQKIRQRFPDAQLILRCLASDPSATYSLGSKFGASSATSVKLLQCAKSWGLSVVGVSFHIGSNAKDPTAFDKAIQNSREVFDAGLRTGHDMHLLDIGGGFSAHNFDAMASSIRQCIGKYFCGIDVEIVAEPGRYFAAGALTLACGIIGRRDAAANDEDKENRHMLYLNDGVYGTFICNIFEPGPQPKVLRASGDFYPLDSEDEYERYTIWGPTCDGTDCVAESVALPKSLAIDDWLYFPEMGAYSTCLSTGFNGFHSDRETIYMSSDPAADIYL, from the exons GCGACAGAGGAAACGTCTTCAGTAGCTTGGTTTCCAGAAGGGAATCTTTGCCACAGCAAAACATGCGGGCCACGAACAAATGGCATAGTTCTTGAAGCCATGAAGGGGAAGCTATCGCAGCCATCGGAATGGGACCGGTCTGAACCATTTTGCGTGATGGACCTTGGCTATGTCTACAACGAGTATCAGCGGTGGACGAGTCTCCTACCGGACGTGAAACCATTCTACG CTGTCAAGTGCAATCCGGATACTCATATTATCAAAGTTCTGAATGCAATGAATAGCGGTTTTGATTGCGCATCTCGGAATGAGATGGAACTGGTGATGTCGCAAGGAGTAGCACCAGAAAGAATAATCTTTGCAAACCCATGCAAGAAAATATCCGACCTGGAATATGCTCAACAGTCCGGGGTAAGGAAAATGACATTCGATAACGAGGCAGAACTGCAGAAAATTCGTCAGCGGTTCCCGGATGCTCAGTTAATTCTGAGATGTTTAGCATCCGATCCATCTGCCACGTATTCGTTGGGCTCCAAATTTGGGGCATCCTCAGCGACTTCGGTCAAACTTCTGCAATGCGCGAAATCCTGGGGCCTCTCTGTAGTAGGAGTGAGCTTCCATATTGGCTCGAATGCAAAAGACCCAACTGCATTTGACAAGGCCATTCAAAATTCCCGCGAAGTGTTCGACGCTGGGCTGCGTACCGGCCATGACATGCACCTGCTAGATATTGGGGGTGGTTTCTCAGCTCATAACTTCGATGCTATGGCCAGCTCCATCCGACAGTGTATTGGTAAATATTTCTGCGGCATTGATGTTGAAATCGTGGCCGAGCCCGGGCGTTACTTTGCGGCAGGCGCCCTGACATTGGCTTGCGGAATCATTGGGCGGCGTGATGCTGCTGCTAATGATGAGGACAAGGAAAATCGACATATGCTCTACCTTAATGATGGTGTATACGGTACTTTCATCTGCAATATCTTTGAGCCCGGTCCGCAACCAAAGGTTCTTCGTGCATCAGGAGACTTTTATCCTCTGGACAGCGAGGACGAGTATGAGAGATACACCATATGGGGCCCAACGTGTGATGGAACAGACTGCGTGGCCGAATCTGTGGCCCTTCCAAAGTCACTCGCCATTGATGATTGGCTCTATTTTCCTGAGATGGGTG CATATTCAACATGTCTTTCAACTGGTTTTAATGGATTCCATAGCGACAGAGAAACTATATACATGTCTAGCGACCCTGCGGCGGACATCTATCTATAG